The Spirosoma foliorum genome has a window encoding:
- a CDS encoding glycoside hydrolase family 97 protein gives MSFSQPTETRLQSPDGKLEVVFTQNEISPGKRRMTYHVDFQKKPVILESGLGVQIDNHVFEQAMAHKVTTPPGTLGVNWCDNLVIKNVVKTSKDSTWKPVYGERSQIRDQYNQFDIQLQKPDSPDYTMHVIFRAYDSGIAFRYFFPEHPNGLYYRVMAENSEFTLPADTKAWYTAWAQGAYSTLPLSGWPETSERPLTLSLPNGLYASLAEAQLTDYAMTKFKLSVDKPNTIVTSMYESADLMSDVGTPWRVVMVAERPGKLLENNDILLNLNPPTALQNTDWIKPGKMMREVTLTSEGAMSCIDFAAAHNLQYILFDWKWYGPAFTFNSDARQVVAPIDMPKIIAYGNSKNVGVILYVNLQALYKQIDEIFPLYKKWGVKGVKFGFVEVGSHRWMTWLTEAKRKAMENNLLVNIHDEYRPTGTSRTYPNVMTQEGIRGNEEFPDATHNTILPFTRYLAGAGDYTICYYDKRLKNTHAHQLAMNVISYSPLQSVFWYDKPSAYNGEPEIEFFAKVPTVWDDTKVIHDAIGEYVTIARRSGNDWFIGTITNNDGRTLKLPLDFLTKGKTYTAHIYSDDPTVQTKTQIRVTTKSIKAGQSLDMTLLPRGGQAVWLSSTSN, from the coding sequence ATGTCCTTCAGTCAACCGACAGAAACCCGGCTGCAATCGCCAGATGGGAAACTGGAAGTTGTGTTCACGCAGAACGAAATTAGTCCTGGTAAACGTCGGATGACTTACCATGTCGATTTCCAGAAGAAGCCCGTTATTCTCGAATCGGGGCTTGGGGTGCAGATTGACAACCATGTGTTCGAACAGGCGATGGCGCACAAAGTTACTACGCCACCTGGGACGCTGGGCGTAAACTGGTGCGACAATCTGGTGATTAAAAACGTGGTTAAAACGTCGAAAGACAGCACCTGGAAACCCGTTTACGGCGAACGGAGCCAGATTCGGGATCAGTACAATCAATTCGACATTCAGCTTCAGAAACCCGATAGTCCAGACTATACCATGCATGTCATTTTTCGGGCGTATGATTCCGGGATTGCATTTCGGTATTTCTTTCCCGAGCATCCTAACGGCTTATACTACCGGGTAATGGCCGAAAATAGCGAGTTCACCTTACCTGCCGATACCAAAGCCTGGTACACGGCCTGGGCACAGGGAGCTTATTCGACGTTACCATTATCAGGCTGGCCCGAGACGTCCGAGCGCCCGCTTACGCTTTCATTGCCCAATGGCCTTTATGCTAGTTTAGCCGAAGCGCAGTTGACCGACTATGCCATGACCAAGTTCAAGCTTTCGGTCGATAAACCAAATACCATTGTCACGTCGATGTACGAGAGCGCGGATTTGATGTCGGATGTGGGAACGCCCTGGCGCGTCGTGATGGTGGCCGAGCGACCGGGCAAACTACTTGAAAACAACGATATCCTGCTTAATCTGAATCCTCCCACAGCACTTCAGAACACCGACTGGATTAAACCCGGAAAAATGATGCGGGAAGTGACGCTTACAAGCGAGGGAGCCATGTCCTGCATTGACTTTGCTGCAGCGCATAATCTGCAATACATTCTCTTCGACTGGAAATGGTATGGTCCGGCCTTTACGTTCAACTCGGATGCGCGGCAGGTAGTCGCCCCGATTGATATGCCGAAGATAATTGCCTACGGTAACTCGAAGAACGTGGGCGTGATTCTGTACGTGAACTTACAAGCCCTCTACAAACAGATAGACGAGATTTTTCCACTCTACAAAAAATGGGGCGTTAAAGGGGTGAAGTTTGGGTTTGTAGAAGTCGGTTCGCACCGTTGGATGACCTGGCTGACTGAGGCCAAGCGTAAGGCGATGGAAAATAACCTGCTGGTGAACATTCACGACGAATATCGCCCAACGGGTACCAGTCGAACTTATCCAAACGTGATGACGCAGGAAGGCATTCGGGGCAATGAAGAATTCCCGGATGCTACGCACAACACGATTCTGCCGTTTACACGCTACCTGGCCGGGGCTGGCGATTACACCATCTGCTATTATGATAAACGCCTGAAAAATACCCACGCTCATCAGTTGGCCATGAATGTGATTTCGTACAGCCCGTTGCAATCGGTGTTCTGGTACGACAAACCGTCCGCGTATAATGGAGAGCCTGAAATCGAGTTTTTTGCCAAAGTGCCGACTGTTTGGGACGACACTAAAGTGATTCACGATGCTATCGGCGAATACGTGACCATTGCCCGACGAAGCGGAAACGACTGGTTTATCGGGACAATAACCAACAACGACGGTCGCACGTTAAAGCTACCGCTGGATTTTCTAACGAAAGGAAAAACCTATACGGCCCACATCTATTCCGACGATCCGACTGTACAAACAAAAACGCAGATACGTGTAACAACGAAAAGCATAAAGGCGGGCCAGTCGCTGGATATGACCCTCTTACCTCGTGGTGGTCAGGCTGTTTGGCTCTCATCGACATCGAACTAA
- a CDS encoding glycoside hydrolase family 88 protein: MRSSFICCLVILLMAFLPKSAINVDAELDYCVRQATQTAASLPATQPNLPRNILAGKTTWNYIGYKDWTSGFWPGTLWYIYEYTKDPKWLAKADSFSRELTLLAYQKAIDHDLGFQMYCSFGNGFRLTRNPAYKKILLATADTLATLFNPKVGTILSWPRSVPNMEWPQHNTIMDNMINLELLFWASKNGGGKRLYDIAVSHATTTMKNHFRSDYSSYHVVVYNRETGKKIKGVTHQGYADNSMWARGQSWAIYGYTMTYRETKDPKFLDFAQKVSDVYLGRLPNDLIPYWDFDAPDIPNAPKDASAAAVTASALLELSTLVKDKTKATFYRTKAGQMLEVLSSVQYQSRNVNSAFLLHSTGHKPNNSEVDASINYADYYYIEALLRLKKLKAGRAILANK, from the coding sequence ATGCGTTCTTCATTTATCTGTTGCCTTGTGATACTCCTGATGGCTTTTTTGCCAAAATCAGCCATCAACGTTGATGCCGAACTTGATTACTGCGTTCGGCAGGCAACCCAAACGGCTGCTTCTTTGCCGGCCACTCAACCGAATCTGCCCCGAAACATTCTCGCCGGAAAAACGACCTGGAACTACATCGGCTACAAAGACTGGACGAGCGGTTTCTGGCCGGGTACATTGTGGTATATTTACGAGTATACCAAAGACCCGAAGTGGCTGGCAAAAGCTGATTCGTTTTCGCGGGAGTTAACACTCTTGGCTTACCAGAAGGCAATTGACCACGATCTGGGCTTTCAGATGTATTGCAGCTTCGGAAACGGGTTCCGACTTACCCGTAATCCCGCCTACAAAAAGATACTGTTGGCTACCGCCGATACGTTGGCAACACTATTCAACCCGAAAGTAGGTACCATTTTGTCGTGGCCGCGTTCGGTTCCCAACATGGAATGGCCACAGCACAATACCATTATGGACAATATGATCAACCTCGAATTGCTGTTCTGGGCGTCGAAGAATGGGGGAGGTAAACGACTGTACGATATCGCTGTTTCGCACGCTACTACAACGATGAAAAATCATTTTCGATCTGATTATAGCTCGTATCACGTTGTGGTCTACAATCGGGAAACGGGTAAGAAAATCAAAGGTGTTACGCATCAGGGTTATGCTGATAACAGCATGTGGGCGCGGGGGCAAAGCTGGGCAATCTACGGCTACACCATGACGTATCGCGAGACCAAAGACCCGAAGTTCCTGGATTTCGCTCAGAAAGTATCGGATGTGTACCTAGGGCGCCTACCCAACGACCTGATTCCGTACTGGGATTTCGATGCACCTGATATACCCAATGCGCCTAAAGATGCGTCGGCTGCAGCTGTTACAGCTTCGGCATTGCTAGAGCTTTCAACGCTGGTAAAGGATAAAACCAAAGCGACTTTTTATCGAACAAAAGCCGGGCAAATGCTGGAAGTGCTATCGTCGGTACAGTACCAGAGCCGTAACGTGAATAGTGCATTTTTGCTACACAGCACGGGCCATAAACCAAATAACAGTGAGGTCGATGCATCCATTAACTACGCCGATTATTATTACATCGAAGCGCTATTACGGTTAAAGAAGTTGAAAGCAGGAAGGGCTATCCTGGCTAATAAATAG
- a CDS encoding helix-turn-helix domain-containing protein: protein MGRKRHIQLTDLEQLTLQEGLKNHPKHEFRRGCQALLWNHKGWVLKTIAVALEVCPQSVSNWVTAFEQDGLVGLMRQKGQGRKPILSITNTVHQQALSKAVDAHYQDAGRIQAHLQTALGQPMSRDTVKRFLKKTTTPTIAYAEAPKPTRTR from the coding sequence ATGGGACGCAAACGCCATATCCAACTTACTGATTTAGAGCAACTCACCTTACAAGAAGGGCTTAAGAACCATCCCAAGCATGAGTTTCGGCGCGGCTGCCAAGCCCTGCTATGGAACCACAAGGGTTGGGTCCTCAAGACCATTGCTGTCGCATTGGAAGTCTGCCCCCAAAGCGTCAGCAACTGGGTGACCGCTTTTGAGCAAGACGGATTGGTGGGGCTCATGCGTCAGAAAGGACAAGGCCGCAAACCCATTCTCTCCATTACCAACACCGTCCACCAACAGGCACTGAGTAAGGCTGTTGACGCCCATTATCAGGATGCTGGCCGCATTCAAGCCCACCTACAGACCGCCTTGGGCCAGCCTATGAGCCGCGATACGGTCAAACGTTTTCTAAAAAAAACGACTACACCTACCATCGCTTACGCCGAAGCACCAAAGCCAACCAGAACCCGGTAA